Proteins encoded together in one Lysobacterales bacterium window:
- the nuoH gene encoding NADH-quinone oxidoreductase subunit NuoH — protein sequence MDQMLSLFNSYTAQFPTLWLTLKILLLPILPLIIAVAFYTLAERWVIGWMQVRRGPVYIGMGILQPFADTFKLLFKELIIPSKSNLFLFRLAPMLALIPAFAAWAVVPAGEGMVHADVNAGLMYLLAMTSMGVYGIILAGWASNSKYAFLGAMRAAAQVISYEIAMGFALVGVLIASGTLNLSEIVQAQAGNLGIGEWFMWPLFPLFVIYLISGVAETNRAPFDVAEGESEIVAGFHVEYSGSAFAIFFLAEYTNMILVSFLVPLFFMGGWLSPFPKDWGWIGTGGPHWLALKVAIIAFSFLWFRATFPRYRYDQIMRLGWKVFIPITIAWVMVTGVLVYTGVLVPNA from the coding sequence ATGGACCAGATGCTGTCCCTGTTCAACAGCTACACAGCGCAGTTCCCGACGCTGTGGCTGACCCTCAAGATCCTGCTGCTGCCGATCCTGCCGCTGATCATCGCGGTCGCGTTCTACACGCTCGCCGAACGCTGGGTGATCGGCTGGATGCAGGTGCGCCGCGGTCCGGTCTACATCGGCATGGGCATCCTGCAGCCGTTCGCCGATACCTTCAAGTTGCTGTTCAAGGAACTGATCATCCCGTCGAAGTCGAACCTGTTCCTGTTCCGCCTTGCGCCGATGCTGGCGTTGATCCCGGCGTTCGCAGCCTGGGCAGTGGTGCCGGCGGGCGAGGGCATGGTGCATGCCGATGTCAACGCCGGACTGATGTACCTGCTGGCAATGACCTCGATGGGCGTGTACGGCATCATCCTCGCTGGCTGGGCCTCGAACTCGAAGTACGCCTTCCTCGGCGCGATGCGCGCGGCGGCGCAGGTGATCTCCTACGAGATCGCGATGGGCTTCGCCCTGGTCGGCGTGCTGATCGCCTCGGGCACGCTGAACCTGTCCGAGATCGTGCAGGCGCAGGCCGGCAATCTCGGCATCGGCGAGTGGTTCATGTGGCCGCTGTTCCCGCTGTTCGTGATCTATCTGATCTCGGGCGTGGCCGAAACCAACCGCGCGCCGTTCGACGTCGCCGAGGGCGAGTCGGAAATCGTTGCCGGCTTCCACGTCGAGTATTCGGGTTCGGCATTCGCGATCTTCTTCCTCGCCGAATACACCAACATGATTCTGGTGTCGTTCCTGGTGCCGCTGTTCTTCATGGGCGGCTGGCTGTCGCCGTTCCCTAAGGACTGGGGCTGGATCGGCACGGGTGGACCGCACTGGCTGGCGCTCAAGGTCGCCATCATCGCGTTCTCATTCCTGTGGTTCCGCGCCACCTTCCCGCGCTATCGCTATGACCAGATCATGCGTCTTGGCTGGAAGGTCTTCATCCCGATCACGATCGCCTGGGTCATGGTCACCGGTGTGCTCGTCTACACCGGCGTGCTCGTGCCGAACGCCTGA
- the nuoI gene encoding NADH-quinone oxidoreductase subunit NuoI: MNAVVRYFKSLLLIELLKGMALTGRYLFAPKYTVRYPEESIPKSNRFRGLHALRRYPNGEERCIACKLCEAVCPALAITIDSEQRADGSRRTTRYEIDLFKCIFCGFCEESCPVDSIVETHVHEYHFEHRGENILSKQKLLALGDRFETEIAAARQQDAAYR, from the coding sequence ATGAACGCCGTGGTCCGCTATTTCAAGAGTCTGCTGCTGATCGAGCTGCTGAAGGGCATGGCGCTCACCGGCAGGTATTTGTTCGCGCCCAAGTACACGGTGCGCTACCCGGAAGAGTCGATCCCCAAGTCGAACCGCTTCCGCGGCCTGCACGCCTTGCGTCGCTACCCGAACGGCGAGGAGCGCTGCATCGCCTGCAAGTTGTGCGAAGCGGTGTGCCCGGCGCTCGCCATCACCATCGATTCCGAGCAGCGAGCCGATGGCTCGCGCCGTACCACGCGCTACGAGATCGATCTGTTCAAGTGCATCTTCTGCGGCTTCTGCGAGGAGAGCTGCCCGGTCGACTCGATCGTCGAGACCCATGTCCACGAATACCATTTCGAGCATCGCGGCGAGAACATCCTGAGCAAGCAGAAGCTGCTTGCGCTCGGTGACCGCTTCGAGACCGAGATCGCGGCCGCGCGTCAGCAAGACGCGGCGTATCGCTGA
- a CDS encoding NADH-quinone oxidoreductase subunit J yields the protein MSFEALLFYFFASVLVAASLAVVTLRNPVHCALALVLTFFTCACLWLLLRAEFLAIALVLVYVGAVMVLFLFVVMMLDIKTLPGREGFTGYLPAGLVVAAVMLAELVGLMGARKLMAGGPVRDAAAEQGLSNTEWLGRTLFSDYILPFEIAAVILTVAIVAAVALTLRRRPNVRTQDPTAQAATRKADRLHLVDLARGNGSKQA from the coding sequence ATGTCCTTCGAAGCCCTGCTGTTCTACTTCTTCGCGTCGGTCCTGGTCGCGGCCAGCCTCGCGGTGGTGACCCTGCGCAATCCGGTGCACTGCGCGCTGGCGCTGGTACTCACTTTCTTCACCTGCGCCTGCCTGTGGTTGCTGCTGCGCGCCGAGTTCCTAGCCATCGCCCTGGTGCTGGTCTATGTCGGCGCGGTGATGGTGCTGTTCCTGTTCGTGGTGATGATGCTCGACATCAAGACGCTGCCCGGTCGCGAAGGCTTCACCGGCTATCTGCCGGCCGGTCTGGTGGTCGCGGCGGTCATGCTCGCGGAGCTGGTCGGCCTGATGGGTGCGCGCAAGTTGATGGCCGGCGGGCCGGTGCGCGATGCCGCTGCCGAGCAGGGCCTTTCGAACACCGAATGGCTGGGCCGCACGCTGTTTTCCGATTACATCTTGCCGTTCGAAATCGCTGCGGTGATCCTGACCGTGGCGATCGTCGCTGCGGTCGCACTCACCCTGCGGCGGCGCCCGAACGTGCGCACCCAGGACCCGACGGCGCAGGCAGCGACGCGCAAGGCCGACCGCCTGCATCTGGTCGACCTGGCGCGCGGCAACGGGAGCAAGCAGGCATGA
- the nuoK gene encoding NADH-quinone oxidoreductase subunit NuoK — protein MITLGHYLVLGAILFCVSVAGIFINRKNVIILLMALELMLLAVNMNFVAFSAFLGDAGGQIFVFFILTVAAAESAIGLAILVLLFRNRATINVEELDTMKG, from the coding sequence ATGATCACGCTCGGCCACTACCTCGTGCTCGGCGCCATCCTGTTCTGTGTCAGCGTCGCCGGCATCTTCATCAATCGCAAGAACGTCATCATCCTGCTGATGGCGCTGGAGCTGATGCTGCTCGCGGTGAACATGAACTTCGTCGCGTTTTCGGCTTTCCTCGGCGACGCCGGCGGCCAGATCTTCGTGTTTTTCATTCTCACCGTGGCAGCGGCGGAGTCGGCGATCGGTCTCGCGATCCTGGTGCTGCTGTTCCGCAACCGCGCCACGATCAATGTCGAAGAACTCGACACGATGAAGGGTTGA
- the nuoL gene encoding NADH-quinone oxidoreductase subunit L produces the protein MQATSLSPILLTIALAPLLGAIVAGFLRNQIGRRGSHIVTIGGVAVSCLLSLYVFKLVAFDGMPSYNENLYTWFDIGGYSAHIGFLIDRLTVMMMVVVTFVSLMVHIYTIGYMAEDPGYQRFFSYIALFTFSMLMLVMSNNFLQLFFGWEAVGLVSYLLIGFWFKKPSAIFANLKAFLVNRVGDFGFLLGIAAILMYFGTLDYATVFTNRLAIDGKTIELLAGHAWAVPTVICILLFIGAMGKSAQVPLHVWLPDSMEGPTPISALIHAATMVTAGIFMVARMSPLFEMSETALATVAVIGATTAFFTGLIGLVQNDIKRVVAYSTLSQLGYMTVALGVSAYSAAVFHLMTHAFFKALLFLGAGSVIMAMHHEQDMRYMGGLRKYLPVTYWTAVIGTLALVGTPLFSGFYSKDAIIVAAEAAAHQGGVAFAYAHYAVLFGVFVTALYSFRLLYLTFHGKERFVVDAHHGDAGHEGHGDDHDHHTPGHLAHAPHESPAVVTIPLILLAIPSVVIAWFFVQPMLIGDFFAGAILVEPQHARLGHFAEEFHGVVAFALHGLTSLPFWLAFSGFAVATYLYLFNPTMPARIYSALRPLARILENKYGFDDLYQAVFARGSLLLGRGLWRGGDVAIIDGAMVNGSAAVIERAASILRWMQSGYLYHYAFAMILGLIALLGAFVWIE, from the coding sequence ATGCAGGCCACATCCCTCAGTCCAATTCTCCTGACCATTGCGCTGGCGCCGCTGCTCGGCGCGATTGTCGCCGGCTTCCTGCGCAACCAGATCGGGCGTCGCGGTTCGCACATCGTCACCATCGGTGGCGTCGCGGTGTCCTGCCTGCTGTCGCTGTACGTGTTCAAGCTGGTCGCGTTCGACGGCATGCCGAGCTACAACGAGAACCTCTACACCTGGTTCGACATCGGCGGTTACTCGGCGCACATCGGATTCCTGATCGACCGTCTCACCGTGATGATGATGGTGGTGGTCACCTTCGTTTCGTTGATGGTGCACATCTACACCATCGGCTACATGGCCGAAGACCCCGGCTACCAGCGCTTCTTCAGCTACATCGCGCTGTTCACCTTCTCGATGCTGATGCTGGTGATGAGCAACAACTTCCTGCAGCTGTTCTTCGGCTGGGAAGCGGTGGGTCTGGTCTCGTACCTGCTGATCGGCTTCTGGTTCAAGAAGCCAAGCGCGATCTTTGCCAACCTGAAGGCGTTCCTGGTCAACCGCGTCGGCGACTTCGGCTTCCTGCTCGGCATCGCCGCGATCCTGATGTACTTCGGCACCCTCGACTACGCCACGGTATTCACCAATCGCCTGGCGATCGATGGCAAGACCATCGAGCTGCTCGCCGGGCACGCCTGGGCGGTGCCGACGGTGATCTGCATCCTGCTGTTCATCGGCGCGATGGGCAAGTCGGCGCAGGTGCCGTTGCATGTCTGGCTGCCGGACTCGATGGAAGGCCCAACCCCGATCTCGGCGCTGATCCACGCCGCGACCATGGTCACCGCAGGCATTTTCATGGTTGCGCGCATGTCGCCGCTGTTCGAGATGTCCGAGACGGCGCTGGCCACGGTTGCGGTGATCGGCGCAACGACCGCGTTCTTCACCGGGTTGATCGGCCTGGTGCAAAACGACATCAAGCGCGTGGTCGCGTACTCGACGCTGTCGCAGCTCGGCTACATGACCGTGGCGCTAGGCGTGTCGGCGTACTCGGCGGCGGTGTTTCACTTGATGACGCACGCGTTCTTCAAGGCCCTGCTGTTCCTCGGTGCCGGTTCGGTGATCATGGCCATGCACCACGAGCAGGACATGCGCTACATGGGCGGCCTGCGCAAATACCTGCCGGTGACCTACTGGACGGCGGTGATCGGCACGCTGGCGCTGGTCGGCACGCCGCTGTTCTCCGGCTTCTACTCGAAGGACGCGATCATCGTCGCCGCTGAAGCCGCGGCACACCAAGGCGGCGTCGCCTTCGCCTACGCCCACTACGCGGTGCTGTTCGGCGTGTTCGTGACCGCGCTGTACTCATTCCGTCTGCTCTACTTGACCTTCCATGGCAAGGAACGCTTCGTGGTCGATGCGCATCACGGCGACGCCGGCCACGAGGGTCATGGCGACGACCACGATCACCACACGCCCGGCCATCTCGCCCATGCACCGCACGAATCGCCGGCGGTGGTCACCATTCCGTTGATCCTGCTGGCGATACCGTCGGTGGTGATCGCGTGGTTCTTTGTGCAACCGATGCTGATCGGCGATTTCTTCGCCGGCGCCATTCTGGTCGAGCCGCAGCATGCGCGCCTCGGGCATTTCGCCGAGGAGTTCCATGGCGTGGTCGCGTTCGCGCTGCACGGGCTGACCTCGCTGCCGTTCTGGCTGGCGTTCTCCGGTTTCGCCGTGGCGACTTATCTGTACCTGTTCAATCCGACGATGCCGGCTCGCATCTACTCGGCGCTGCGGCCGCTGGCGCGCATCCTCGAGAACAAGTACGGTTTCGATGACCTCTATCAGGCGGTGTTCGCACGCGGAAGCCTGCTGCTGGGGCGCGGCCTGTGGAGAGGCGGCGACGTCGCCATCATCGATGGCGCAATGGTCAACGGCTCCGCTGCGGTGATCGAACGGGCCGCCAGCATCTTGCGCTGGATGCAGTCCGGTTACCTCTACCACTATGCCTTCGCGATGATCCTCGGGCTCATCGCGCTGCTTGGCGCGTTCGTCTGGATCGAGTGA
- a CDS encoding NADH-quinone oxidoreductase subunit M yields MISTHLLSWLIALPVLGGAATLASGGSNSNRARWIALLFAVATLALCVPLWTGFDASAANMQFVQNLPWIEALNVNYHVGVDGVAVALIALTAFTTVLVLIGAWDAIDDKVHQYYAAFLVLEGLMIGVFCSLDALLFYVFFEAMLIPMFIIIGVWGGPRRVYATIKFFLYTFLGSIFMLIGLIYLYLKSGSFDLSFLAQYPLSRSEQTWLFFSFLLAFAVKVPMFPVHTWLPDAHVEAPTGGSVILAAIMLKIGGFGFLRFALPITPDASHEFAWLVIALSLIAIVYIGFVALVQQDMKKLIAYSSISHMGFVTLGAFLPLMLARDAGNMGAAQLALQGAMVQMISHGFISAALFSCVGVLYDRVHSRMIGDYGGVANSMPWFAFFAVFFAMANSGLPGTSGFVGEFMVILASFQAKPWIAATAALTLILGAAYTLWMVKRVIFGEAQHAHVKTLQDINGREAIVLGGFAAATLLLGLWPAPLTDLMNASLGSVVEQLMRVKV; encoded by the coding sequence ATGATCTCAACTCACTTGCTCAGCTGGCTGATCGCGCTGCCGGTACTCGGTGGCGCCGCGACCCTCGCCTCCGGCGGCAGCAACAGCAACCGGGCGCGCTGGATTGCGCTGCTGTTCGCAGTGGCGACGCTGGCGTTGTGCGTGCCGCTGTGGACCGGCTTCGACGCCTCCGCGGCGAACATGCAGTTCGTGCAGAACCTGCCCTGGATCGAGGCGCTGAACGTCAACTATCACGTCGGTGTCGATGGCGTGGCGGTGGCGCTGATCGCATTGACTGCATTTACCACGGTGCTGGTGCTGATCGGCGCCTGGGATGCGATCGACGACAAGGTGCATCAGTACTACGCCGCGTTCCTGGTGCTCGAGGGGTTGATGATCGGCGTGTTCTGCTCGCTCGATGCACTGCTGTTCTATGTGTTCTTCGAGGCGATGCTGATTCCGATGTTCATCATCATCGGCGTCTGGGGCGGGCCGCGGCGCGTCTACGCGACCATCAAGTTCTTCCTGTACACCTTTCTCGGCTCGATCTTCATGTTGATCGGCCTGATCTACCTGTACCTCAAGTCAGGCAGCTTCGACCTTTCGTTCCTGGCCCAATATCCGCTGTCGCGCAGCGAGCAGACCTGGCTGTTCTTCTCGTTCCTGCTCGCGTTCGCGGTCAAGGTGCCGATGTTCCCGGTGCATACCTGGCTGCCGGATGCGCACGTCGAGGCGCCCACTGGCGGTTCGGTGATCCTGGCCGCGATCATGCTGAAGATCGGTGGTTTCGGATTCCTGCGCTTCGCACTGCCGATTACGCCGGACGCATCGCACGAGTTCGCCTGGCTGGTGATCGCGCTGTCGCTGATCGCGATCGTCTACATCGGTTTCGTCGCGCTGGTGCAGCAGGACATGAAGAAGCTGATCGCGTATTCGTCGATCTCGCACATGGGCTTCGTGACCTTGGGTGCGTTCCTGCCGCTGATGCTGGCGCGCGACGCCGGCAACATGGGCGCCGCGCAACTGGCGCTGCAGGGTGCGATGGTGCAGATGATCTCGCACGGTTTCATCTCGGCGGCGCTGTTCTCCTGCGTCGGCGTGCTCTACGACCGCGTGCACAGCCGCATGATCGGCGACTACGGCGGCGTTGCCAACAGCATGCCCTGGTTCGCCTTCTTCGCGGTGTTCTTCGCGATGGCAAACAGCGGCCTGCCCGGTACCTCGGGTTTTGTTGGCGAGTTCATGGTCATTCTCGCCAGCTTCCAGGCCAAGCCGTGGATCGCGGCAACCGCTGCGCTGACCCTGATCCTGGGTGCGGCGTACACCTTGTGGATGGTCAAGCGGGTGATCTTCGGCGAGGCGCAACACGCACACGTGAAGACGCTGCAGGACATCAATGGGCGCGAGGCGATCGTGCTCGGCGGGTTCGCGGCGGCCACGCTGCTGTTGGGTCTGTGGCCGGCGCCGCTGACCGATCTGATGAACGCATCGCTCGGCAGTGTCGTCGAGCAACTGATGCGCGTGAAGGTCTGA
- the nuoN gene encoding NADH-quinone oxidoreductase subunit NuoN — MADIRVMLPEMFLLAAAFVILMADLFIPQAQRSVTHWLAIGSLLVTGVLVWRSSGDDSLARTAFGGMYLRDPVAELCKLFILGSSALAFVYARPHLKPRGLFQGEFYTLSLFAVIGMMLLVSAGNLLSAYLGLELLALCSYALVALNRDSPLSSESAMKYFVLGALASGLLLYGMSMVYGATGTLDLGGIRAMASSNMLHPDLLRFGLVFLVVGVAFKLGAAPFHAWVPDVYQGSPTGVTLFVASAPKVAAFGMAYRLLDNGFGTPSLWANWAAMLSVLAVLSLVIGNIVAIAQTNLKRMLAYSTISHVGFLLLGIIGGGPDGFAAALFYATTYSITVVAAFGLIVLLSRAGFEAEEIDDFRGLNQRNPFYAFLMLAVMASFAGVPLFVGFLAKLQVLKAVMRADALWLALVAGVCAVIGAFYYLRVIKVMYFDQPVGNAPVIADADLGFRLVLSGNVLALIALGIFGGPLMTWCLNAVAAS, encoded by the coding sequence ATGGCCGACATCCGGGTGATGCTGCCGGAGATGTTCCTGCTCGCCGCCGCCTTCGTCATCCTGATGGCGGACTTGTTCATCCCGCAGGCGCAGCGTTCGGTCACGCACTGGTTGGCGATCGGCTCGCTGCTGGTGACGGGCGTGCTGGTCTGGCGTTCGAGCGGCGATGATTCGCTGGCGCGCACCGCCTTTGGCGGCATGTACCTGCGCGACCCGGTGGCGGAGCTGTGCAAGCTGTTCATCCTCGGCAGCAGTGCGCTCGCTTTTGTCTATGCGCGACCGCATCTGAAGCCGCGCGGCCTGTTCCAGGGCGAGTTCTACACGCTCAGCCTGTTCGCGGTGATCGGCATGATGCTGCTGGTGTCCGCCGGCAATCTGCTCAGCGCCTATCTCGGGCTGGAACTGCTGGCGCTGTGCTCGTACGCGCTGGTCGCGTTGAACCGCGACAGCCCCTTGTCGTCGGAATCGGCGATGAAGTATTTCGTGCTCGGCGCGCTGGCCTCGGGGCTGTTGCTGTACGGCATGAGCATGGTCTATGGCGCCACCGGTACCCTCGACCTCGGCGGCATTCGCGCGATGGCGTCGAGCAACATGCTGCATCCGGATCTGCTCCGCTTCGGTCTGGTGTTCCTCGTCGTCGGCGTCGCCTTCAAGCTCGGCGCCGCACCGTTCCACGCCTGGGTGCCTGACGTCTACCAGGGTTCGCCCACCGGCGTGACCTTGTTCGTCGCCAGCGCGCCCAAAGTCGCCGCATTCGGCATGGCCTATCGTCTGCTCGACAACGGCTTCGGTACGCCGTCGCTGTGGGCGAACTGGGCGGCGATGCTGTCGGTGCTGGCGGTGCTGTCGCTGGTGATCGGTAACATCGTCGCGATCGCGCAGACCAACCTCAAGCGCATGCTCGCCTATTCGACCATTTCCCACGTTGGCTTCCTGCTGCTCGGCATCATCGGCGGCGGCCCTGACGGTTTCGCTGCAGCGCTGTTCTATGCCACCACCTATTCGATCACCGTGGTCGCCGCGTTCGGGTTGATCGTGCTGCTGTCACGGGCCGGATTCGAGGCCGAGGAAATCGACGATTTTCGCGGATTGAACCAGCGCAATCCGTTCTACGCCTTCCTGATGCTGGCGGTGATGGCCTCGTTCGCCGGCGTGCCGCTGTTCGTTGGTTTCCTGGCCAAGCTGCAGGTGTTGAAGGCGGTCATGCGTGCCGACGCGCTGTGGCTAGCGCTGGTCGCGGGCGTGTGCGCGGTGATCGGGGCGTTCTACTACCTGCGCGTCATCAAGGTGATGTACTTCGACCAGCCGGTCGGCAACGCGCCGGTGATTGCCGATGCCGATCTCGGTTTCCGCCTGGTGTTGTCTGGCAACGTGCTGGCGCTGATCGCGCTCGGCATCTTCGGTGGTCCGTTGATGACCTGGTGCCTGAACGCAGTGGCTGCCAGTTGA
- the rimP gene encoding ribosome maturation factor RimP yields the protein MNAEQLTELFEPVIASLGLECLGVEFVASRGNGLVRVYIDVQDRHVTVEDCEAVSREISGILDVNDPISGRYTLEVSSPGFDRPLFKPEQFARFIGEQAKVSVNLAVGGRRRFQGSIVRVEGEHIVLSQDGSEVAIAHSNIEKAKLVPDFSDIDPAPKPSGAKPGKSKKKS from the coding sequence ATGAATGCCGAACAATTGACCGAACTGTTCGAACCGGTGATCGCCTCGCTCGGGCTGGAGTGCCTCGGCGTCGAGTTCGTCGCCAGCCGCGGCAACGGCCTGGTGCGCGTCTACATCGATGTGCAAGATCGACACGTCACGGTTGAGGATTGCGAGGCGGTCAGCCGAGAGATCAGCGGCATCCTCGACGTGAACGATCCGATCAGCGGACGCTACACGCTCGAAGTGTCGTCGCCCGGTTTCGATCGACCGCTGTTCAAACCCGAGCAGTTCGCGCGTTTCATCGGCGAGCAGGCCAAGGTGAGCGTGAATCTTGCAGTCGGCGGTCGCCGCAGGTTCCAGGGGTCGATCGTGCGCGTCGAGGGCGAACACATCGTCCTGAGCCAGGACGGCAGCGAAGTTGCAATCGCCCATTCGAATATCGAGAAGGCGAAGCTGGTACCGGACTTTTCGGACATTGACCCGGCGCCCAAGCCGAGCGGTGCGAAACCGGGCAAGAGCAAGAAGAAATCCTGA
- the infB gene encoding translation initiation factor IF-2, which translates to MSDVTVQQLAQVLGMTADKLLAQLSEAGMKFDAADQVVSSTEKVKLLGFLRRTHGKKEEAVETGAPKQITLKRKQVGELTVSSGAAKGKTVNVEVRQKRTYVKRSEVDDQQAAPEVDPERENALKLLAESKARNDAEQKRLSEMDAARRAEFDAQRRELEDRQRAEEAVVEAAKRAEVEAASLREEEEARAGKKHHHEAPKKIEDKAPAPVRKEAPKGSEPPHRHKGAKGSHRMVVTDVVEDDGAATRFAAGELHLPGDHARRPRKKPRPSKPDFRFGDRGNTNSGVSGGFSRPTAPMVREVAIGESIVVADLATKLASKGADVVKALFKMGVMATINQSIDHDTAVLVVEELGHKAMRATETDAESALAAQVDQQQGERTTRPPVVTIMGHVDHGKTSLLDYIRRTKVAAGEAGGITQHIGAYHVETDKGVVSFLDTPGHAAFTQMRARGAKLTDIVILVVAADDGVMPQTIEAVQHARAAKVPLIVAVNKMDKPDADPERVKQGLIQHEVVPEEWGGDTIFVPVSAKTGMGVDNLLDAVLVQAEMMELTAVADGRASGTVIESSLDKGRGPVATVLVQSGTLNRGDFLVCGIQYGRVRAMFDEAGRPVSDAGPSIPVVVLGLSGVPDAGDDFIAVEDERLAKDVAQQREQKRRETRLVKQQSAKMEDVWSSVTQGDLRTLNLVVKADVQGSVEALRDSLTRLSTDAIKINVIASGVGGITESDATLAAASKAVIIGFNVRADATARKIVQDNGLDLRYFSIIYDVIDQVKQVATGLLGMEVREEIIGVAQVRDVFRSSKFGQIAGCMVIEGQVKRNKPIRVLRENVVVFQGELESLRRFKEAVEEVRNGMECGIGVKQYNDVKAGDQIECFERIEVARTL; encoded by the coding sequence ATGTCCGATGTCACCGTACAACAGCTCGCGCAAGTCCTCGGCATGACCGCGGACAAGCTGCTCGCGCAGCTTTCCGAAGCGGGAATGAAGTTCGACGCGGCGGATCAAGTCGTGAGCAGCACCGAGAAGGTCAAACTGCTCGGCTTCCTGCGACGCACGCATGGCAAGAAGGAAGAGGCCGTCGAAACCGGCGCGCCCAAGCAGATCACGCTGAAGCGCAAGCAGGTCGGCGAGCTGACCGTGTCGAGCGGCGCGGCCAAGGGCAAGACCGTCAACGTCGAGGTCCGCCAGAAGCGCACCTACGTCAAGCGCAGCGAGGTCGACGATCAGCAGGCGGCGCCGGAAGTGGATCCGGAACGGGAAAATGCGCTGAAGCTGCTGGCCGAATCCAAGGCGCGCAATGACGCCGAGCAGAAGCGGCTGAGCGAGATGGATGCCGCGCGCCGCGCGGAGTTCGACGCGCAACGGCGCGAGCTGGAAGATCGCCAGCGTGCCGAGGAAGCGGTCGTGGAAGCGGCCAAGCGCGCCGAGGTCGAGGCCGCCAGCCTGCGCGAGGAAGAGGAGGCGCGCGCGGGCAAGAAGCACCACCACGAGGCTCCGAAGAAGATCGAGGACAAGGCGCCGGCACCGGTGCGCAAGGAGGCCCCGAAGGGCAGCGAGCCGCCGCACCGGCACAAGGGTGCCAAGGGTAGCCATCGCATGGTGGTCACCGATGTGGTCGAAGATGACGGCGCCGCAACGCGCTTCGCCGCGGGTGAATTGCACCTGCCGGGCGACCATGCCCGGCGGCCGCGCAAGAAGCCGCGCCCGTCCAAACCGGATTTCCGGTTCGGCGACCGCGGCAACACCAACAGCGGCGTCTCCGGCGGCTTCTCGCGCCCGACCGCGCCGATGGTGCGCGAAGTGGCGATCGGCGAGAGCATCGTCGTCGCCGATCTCGCGACGAAACTGGCGTCGAAGGGTGCCGACGTGGTCAAGGCCCTGTTCAAGATGGGCGTGATGGCCACGATCAACCAGAGCATCGACCACGACACTGCGGTGCTGGTGGTGGAAGAACTCGGACACAAGGCCATGCGCGCGACCGAGACCGATGCCGAGTCGGCGCTGGCGGCGCAAGTGGATCAGCAGCAGGGCGAGCGCACGACGCGTCCGCCGGTGGTCACGATCATGGGCCATGTCGATCACGGCAAGACCTCCCTGCTCGACTACATCCGCCGCACCAAGGTTGCCGCGGGCGAGGCCGGTGGCATCACCCAGCATATCGGTGCCTATCACGTCGAGACCGACAAGGGCGTCGTGTCCTTCCTGGATACGCCCGGCCATGCCGCGTTCACGCAGATGCGCGCACGCGGCGCCAAGCTGACCGACATCGTGATCCTGGTAGTGGCGGCCGATGACGGCGTCATGCCGCAGACCATCGAAGCGGTGCAACATGCACGTGCGGCGAAGGTGCCGTTGATCGTCGCGGTCAACAAGATGGACAAGCCGGATGCTGATCCGGAGCGCGTGAAGCAGGGCCTGATCCAGCACGAAGTGGTGCCGGAGGAGTGGGGCGGCGACACGATTTTCGTTCCGGTATCGGCCAAGACCGGCATGGGCGTAGACAACCTGCTCGATGCGGTGCTGGTGCAGGCGGAGATGATGGAGCTCACTGCCGTGGCCGACGGCCGCGCCAGCGGCACGGTGATCGAATCCAGCCTCGACAAGGGCCGCGGTCCGGTGGCCACGGTGTTGGTGCAGAGCGGTACCCTGAATCGCGGCGACTTCCTCGTGTGCGGCATCCAGTATGGACGCGTGCGTGCGATGTTCGACGAAGCCGGTCGGCCGGTGAGCGACGCCGGTCCCTCGATTCCAGTGGTTGTGCTCGGCCTGTCGGGTGTGCCCGACGCCGGCGATGACTTCATCGCGGTCGAGGACGAGCGTCTGGCCAAGGACGTTGCCCAGCAACGCGAGCAGAAGCGCCGCGAGACGCGTCTGGTCAAGCAGCAGTCGGCGAAGATGGAAGATGTCTGGTCAAGCGTCACCCAGGGCGACTTGCGTACGCTGAACCTGGTGGTGAAGGCCGATGTGCAGGGCTCGGTCGAGGCGCTACGCGACTCGTTGACCCGACTCAGCACCGACGCGATCAAGATCAACGTCATCGCCAGCGGCGTCGGCGGCATCACCGAATCGGATGCAACGCTCGCGGCAGCGTCTAAGGCGGTCATCATCGGCTTCAACGTGCGTGCCGATGCCACCGCGCGCAAGATCGTTCAGGACAACGGCCTCGACCTGCGCTACTTCTCGATCATCTACGACGTGATCGATCAGGTGAAGCAGGTGGCAACCGGGCTGCTCGGCATGGAAGTGCGCGAGGAGATCATCGGTGTCGCCCAGGTGCGCGACGTGTTCCGCTCCTCCAAGTTTGGCCAGATCGCGGGCTGCATGGTCATCGAGGGCCAGGTCAAGCGCAACAAGCCGATTCGCGTGTTGCGCGAAAACGTCGTGGTTTTCCAGGGCGAACTCGAGTCACTGCGCCGATTCAAGGAAGCGGTGGAAGAGGTGCGCAACGGCATGGAGTGCGGCATTGGCGTCAAGCAGTACAACGACGTCAAGGCGGGCGACCAGATCGAGTGCTTCGAGCGCATCGAAGTGGCGCGCACGCTGTAA